A window of the Streptomyces finlayi genome harbors these coding sequences:
- a CDS encoding TrmH family RNA methyltransferase, whose protein sequence is MSSENGTTEPPSNGAPDPAAEPVQYDEGYGPEVGVGPHPLPWPEGERYDPELLAHGDRRNVGDAYRYWTREAIVADLDLRRHDFHVAVENWGHDFNIGSVVRTANAFLAKEIHIVGRRRWNRRGAMVTDRYQHVRHHPDTADLTAWAAAEGLPIIGIDNLPGAVPLERTELPRRCVLLFGQEGPGLTEEARQHASMVCSIAQFGSTRSINAGAAAAIAMHAWVQRYADVPEPGGSGG, encoded by the coding sequence GTGAGCAGCGAGAACGGCACTACAGAGCCCCCTTCGAACGGGGCACCCGATCCGGCGGCGGAACCGGTCCAGTACGACGAGGGATACGGGCCGGAGGTCGGCGTCGGGCCCCACCCGCTGCCGTGGCCCGAGGGGGAGCGGTACGACCCCGAGCTGCTCGCCCACGGAGACCGGCGCAACGTCGGCGACGCGTACCGGTACTGGACGCGGGAGGCGATCGTCGCCGATCTGGATCTGCGGCGGCACGACTTCCATGTGGCGGTGGAGAACTGGGGCCACGACTTCAATATCGGCTCGGTGGTGCGTACCGCGAACGCCTTCCTCGCGAAGGAGATCCACATCGTGGGCCGGCGGCGGTGGAACCGTCGGGGGGCGATGGTCACCGATCGTTACCAGCATGTGCGGCATCACCCCGACACGGCTGATCTGACCGCTTGGGCGGCGGCCGAGGGGCTGCCCATCATCGGCATCGACAACCTTCCCGGTGCGGTGCCCCTGGAGCGGACCGAGCTGCCGCGGCGCTGCGTCCTGCTCTTCGGGCAGGAGGGCCCGGGGCTCACGGAGGAGGCGCGTCAGCACGCGTCGATGGTGTGCTCGATCGCGCAGTTCGGATCGACTCGGTCGATCAACGCGGGGGCGGCGGCCGCGATTGCCATGCACGCGTGGGTGCAGCGGTACGCGGACGTTCCGGAGCCGGGCGGTTCGGGGGGCTGA
- the paaN gene encoding phenylacetic acid degradation protein PaaN encodes MAAELSPQQLSETHRPTLDQALDAMRTRAYWSPHPEHPKAYGEGGAPGSLGPAEGKAAFDAVLNTRLDLGQPGTDGWTGGETSPYGPALGVEYPHADLDVLLPAMSAGMGAWREAGPETRALVCLEILSRISARTHELALAVMHTSGQAFMMAFQAGGPHAQDRGMEAVAYAYAEQVRTPRTADWSKPQGKRDPLQLSKSFTAVGRGISLLIGCNTFPTWNSYPGIFASLATGNPVLVKPHPRAVLPLALTVQLAREVLTEAGFDPNLIALAAERPGEGIAKTLALRPEIKIIDYTGSTAFGDWLEANARQAQVYTEKAGVNTIVIDSTDDYRGMLANLAFSLSLYSGQMCTTPQNLLIPRDGITTDAGDKSYEDVVTDIAAAVTGLLGDDARAGALLGALVNPDVKARVDGAAELGEVALASRTVANPDFPDAVVRTPVIVKLDGTKADDGAAYLSECFGPVSFAVSVVSTADALALLRRTIREKGAMTVGAYTTSPEVEREVETVCFEESAQLSLNLTGGVYVNQTAAFSDFHGSGGNPAANAALCDGAFVANRFRVIEVRRQA; translated from the coding sequence ATGGCCGCCGAGCTCTCCCCCCAGCAACTGTCCGAGACCCATCGCCCGACGCTCGACCAGGCCCTCGACGCCATGCGTACGCGCGCCTACTGGTCCCCGCACCCCGAGCACCCGAAGGCATACGGCGAGGGCGGTGCCCCCGGCAGCCTGGGCCCGGCCGAGGGCAAGGCCGCGTTCGACGCCGTGCTGAACACCCGGCTCGACCTCGGCCAGCCCGGCACCGACGGCTGGACGGGCGGCGAGACCTCTCCGTACGGGCCGGCCCTCGGCGTCGAGTACCCCCACGCCGATCTGGACGTCCTGCTGCCGGCCATGAGCGCGGGCATGGGCGCCTGGCGCGAGGCCGGACCGGAGACCAGGGCCCTGGTCTGCCTGGAGATCCTCTCCCGGATCAGCGCACGCACCCATGAGCTGGCCCTCGCCGTGATGCACACCAGCGGGCAGGCGTTCATGATGGCGTTCCAGGCGGGCGGCCCGCACGCCCAGGACCGCGGCATGGAGGCGGTGGCGTACGCGTACGCGGAGCAGGTCCGCACTCCGCGGACCGCCGACTGGTCCAAGCCCCAGGGCAAGCGCGACCCGCTCCAGCTGAGCAAGTCGTTCACCGCGGTGGGTCGCGGTATCTCGCTGCTGATCGGCTGCAACACCTTCCCCACCTGGAACAGCTACCCGGGCATCTTCGCCTCCCTCGCCACCGGAAACCCGGTCCTGGTAAAGCCGCACCCGCGCGCGGTGCTTCCGCTGGCGCTCACGGTCCAGCTGGCACGCGAGGTCCTCACCGAGGCAGGTTTCGACCCGAACCTGATCGCCTTGGCGGCCGAGCGGCCGGGCGAGGGCATCGCCAAGACCCTGGCACTGCGTCCCGAGATCAAGATCATCGACTACACGGGGTCGACCGCCTTCGGTGACTGGCTGGAAGCCAACGCCCGCCAGGCGCAGGTCTACACGGAGAAGGCGGGAGTCAACACGATCGTCATCGACTCCACCGACGACTACCGCGGCATGCTGGCCAACCTGGCCTTCTCGCTCTCGCTCTACAGCGGCCAGATGTGCACCACCCCGCAGAATCTGCTGATCCCCCGCGACGGCATCACCACGGACGCGGGCGACAAGTCCTACGAGGACGTGGTCACCGACATCGCCGCCGCCGTCACCGGCCTGCTCGGCGACGATGCCCGGGCCGGCGCCCTGCTGGGCGCCCTGGTCAACCCGGACGTGAAGGCCCGGGTGGACGGCGCCGCGGAGCTCGGCGAGGTGGCCCTGGCATCGCGCACGGTGGCCAACCCCGACTTCCCGGACGCGGTGGTCCGTACGCCGGTCATCGTCAAGCTCGACGGCACCAAGGCGGACGACGGCGCGGCCTATCTGTCGGAGTGCTTCGGCCCGGTCTCGTTCGCGGTCTCGGTCGTCTCGACGGCGGACGCGCTGGCCCTGCTGCGACGCACGATCCGCGAAAAGGGAGCGATGACGGTCGGCGCGTACACCACGTCTCCGGAGGTCGAGCGCGAGGTGGAGACGGTCTGCTTCGAGGAGTCGGCCCAGCTCTCGCTGAACCTGACCGGCGGGGTGTACGTCAACCAGACCGCTGCCTTCTCGGACTTCCACGGCTCGGGTGGAAACCCGGCGGCTAACGCGGCACTGTGCGACGGCGCGTTCGTCGCGAACCGCTTCCGGGTCATCGAGGTCCGCCGCCAGGCCTGA
- a CDS encoding TetR/AcrR family transcriptional regulator, with protein MTTAKRDTYTPETLLTVAVRVFNERGYDGTSMEHLSKAAGISKSSIYHHVSGKEELLRRAVSRALDGLFAILDEPGAMRGRTIERVEYVTRRTVEVLTTELPYVTLLLRVRGNTKTERWALERRREFDQRVSELLKAAVADGDLRADVDIRLATRLLFGMVNSLVEWYRPHPGGSAEAEQLADTVVQLAFEGMRVTR; from the coding sequence ATGACTACGGCCAAGCGGGACACGTACACGCCTGAGACGCTCCTCACCGTGGCCGTCCGTGTCTTCAACGAGCGTGGCTACGACGGCACCTCGATGGAACACCTCTCCAAGGCGGCCGGCATCTCCAAGTCGTCCATCTATCACCACGTGAGTGGCAAGGAAGAGCTGCTGAGGCGGGCCGTCAGCCGGGCGCTCGACGGGCTCTTCGCGATTCTCGACGAGCCCGGCGCGATGCGCGGGCGCACGATCGAGCGGGTCGAGTACGTGACGCGCCGGACCGTCGAGGTGCTGACGACCGAGCTGCCCTACGTCACGCTGCTGCTGCGCGTGCGGGGCAACACGAAGACCGAGCGCTGGGCGCTGGAGCGCCGCCGCGAGTTCGACCAGCGGGTGTCGGAGCTGCTCAAGGCGGCGGTGGCGGACGGCGATCTGCGCGCCGACGTCGACATACGCCTGGCCACGCGGCTGCTCTTCGGGATGGTGAACTCCCTGGTCGAGTGGTACCGCCCGCACCCCGGCGGCTCCGCCGAGGCGGAGCAGCTGGCGGACACGGTGGTCCAGCTGGCCTTCGAGGGGATGCGGGTCACTCGCTGA
- a CDS encoding Lrp/AsnC family transcriptional regulator: MASEQMAERGEDPGPLPPARPLDAIDRDILRILRSDGRASIRSVADRVHVSRANAYARINRLVEDGVIRGFSARVDHERAGQGASAYITLKIVQNSWRTVREQLQALPGATHIALVSGDFDVLLLVHTPDNRALRELVLTRIQSIPEVLSTRTLLVFEETDLGPGPDRPTDLAQGLVSE, encoded by the coding sequence ATGGCGTCTGAACAAATGGCCGAGAGGGGCGAGGACCCGGGCCCTCTTCCGCCCGCCAGACCGCTCGATGCCATCGACCGCGACATCCTCCGCATCCTGCGTTCGGACGGCCGCGCCTCGATACGGTCGGTCGCCGACCGCGTCCACGTCTCGCGCGCCAACGCCTACGCCCGCATCAACCGGCTCGTGGAGGACGGCGTGATCCGTGGCTTCAGCGCACGGGTGGACCATGAGCGGGCGGGGCAGGGCGCCTCCGCGTACATCACGCTCAAGATCGTCCAGAATTCGTGGCGCACGGTGCGCGAACAGCTCCAGGCACTCCCGGGAGCCACGCACATCGCGCTGGTGAGCGGCGATTTCGACGTACTGCTCCTGGTCCACACCCCGGACAACCGGGCGCTGCGCGAACTGGTCCTGACCAGGATCCAGTCCATCCCCGAGGTGCTCTCCACCCGCACCCTGCTGGTGTTCGAGGAGACCGACCTGGGGCCGGGGCCGGACCGCCCGACGGATCTGGCCCAGGGCCTGGTCAGCGAGTGA
- the pdhA gene encoding pyruvate dehydrogenase (acetyl-transferring) E1 component subunit alpha, with product MTVQELPGAAAYRPTPPPAWKPLTDPAPLLPDAEPYRVLGTDAAADADPALLLRLYTELVRGRRYNAQATALTKQGRLAVYPSSTGQEACEIAAALVLEEQDWLFPSYRDTLAAVARGLDPVEALTLLRGDRHTGYDPREHRIAPLCTPLATQLPHAVGLAHAARLKGDDVVALAMVGDGGTSEGDFHEALNFAAVWRAPVVFFVQNNGFAISVPLAKQTAAPSLAHKAIGYGMPGRLVDGNDAAAVHQVLGEAVSRARRGEGPTLVEAVTYRMEAHTNADDATRYRVDSEVEAWRAHDPIRLMERELTGRGLLDEGGIVAAKEAADVMAAGLRERMNADPVLDPMSLFTHVYAEQTEQLREQAARLRVELDAEHDQHDDDPEERR from the coding sequence ATGACGGTCCAAGAGCTGCCCGGCGCGGCTGCCTACCGGCCCACGCCGCCCCCGGCCTGGAAGCCGCTCACAGACCCGGCGCCACTGCTCCCGGACGCGGAGCCGTACCGCGTGCTCGGCACGGACGCGGCGGCCGACGCGGACCCCGCTCTGCTGCTGCGGCTCTACACCGAGCTGGTGCGCGGTCGCCGCTACAACGCGCAGGCCACGGCCCTGACCAAGCAGGGCAGGCTCGCCGTCTACCCGTCGAGCACCGGGCAGGAGGCATGCGAGATAGCGGCCGCGCTCGTGCTGGAGGAGCAGGACTGGCTCTTCCCCAGTTACCGCGACACCCTCGCGGCCGTCGCACGCGGACTCGACCCCGTCGAGGCACTGACCCTTCTGCGCGGCGACCGGCACACCGGATACGACCCGCGCGAGCATCGCATCGCCCCGCTCTGCACCCCGCTCGCCACCCAGCTGCCGCATGCCGTGGGTCTGGCCCACGCCGCGCGCCTCAAGGGCGACGACGTGGTCGCCCTCGCGATGGTCGGCGACGGCGGTACCAGTGAGGGCGACTTCCACGAGGCGCTGAACTTCGCGGCCGTCTGGCGTGCCCCGGTCGTCTTCTTCGTACAGAACAACGGCTTCGCGATCTCCGTCCCGCTGGCCAAGCAGACCGCGGCGCCCTCCCTGGCCCACAAGGCCATCGGATACGGGATGCCCGGCCGGCTGGTCGACGGCAACGACGCGGCCGCCGTGCACCAGGTGCTCGGTGAGGCGGTGTCCCGCGCCCGGCGTGGTGAGGGACCGACGCTCGTCGAGGCCGTCACCTACCGGATGGAAGCCCACACGAACGCCGACGACGCCACGCGGTACCGCGTCGACAGCGAGGTCGAGGCATGGCGGGCTCACGACCCGATCCGGCTTATGGAGCGGGAGCTGACCGGGCGCGGACTGCTCGACGAGGGCGGCATCGTGGCGGCGAAGGAGGCGGCGGACGTGATGGCCGCCGGACTGCGGGAGCGGATGAACGCCGATCCGGTGCTCGATCCCATGAGCCTGTTCACGCACGTGTACGCGGAGCAGACGGAGCAGCTGCGCGAGCAGGCGGCGCGCCTGCGCGTCGAGCTGGACGCCGAGCACGACCAGCACGACGACGACCCGGAGGAACGGCGATGA
- a CDS encoding alpha-ketoacid dehydrogenase subunit beta, translated as MTTAAAVPGTQSGKAKPATMAQALGRALRDSMAEDPSVHVLGEDVGTLGGVFRITDGLAKEFGDDRCTDTPLAEAGILGAAVGMAMYGLRPVVEMQFDAFAYPAFEQLISHVAKMRNRTRGAMPLPITVRVPYGGGIGGVEHHSDSSEAYYMATPGLHVVTPATVDDAYGLLRASIASDDPVIFLEPKRLYWSKAAWSPEAPAPVEPIGRAVVRRSGRSATLITYGPSLPVCLEAAEAAVAEGWDLEVVDLRSLVPFDDETVAASVRRTGRAVVVHESSGFGGPGGEIAARVTERCFHHLEAPVLRVAGFDIPYPAPMLERHHLPGVDRVLDAVARLQWEADS; from the coding sequence ATGACGACCGCAGCGGCGGTTCCCGGCACGCAGTCGGGGAAGGCCAAGCCGGCCACCATGGCGCAGGCCCTCGGGCGTGCGCTGCGCGACTCGATGGCCGAGGACCCTTCGGTCCATGTCCTCGGTGAGGACGTCGGCACGCTCGGCGGGGTCTTCCGGATCACCGACGGCCTGGCCAAGGAGTTCGGCGACGACCGTTGTACGGACACTCCGCTGGCCGAGGCGGGAATCCTGGGCGCGGCGGTCGGCATGGCGATGTACGGGCTGCGGCCCGTGGTCGAGATGCAGTTCGACGCCTTCGCCTATCCGGCGTTCGAGCAGCTGATCAGCCATGTCGCCAAGATGCGCAACCGGACCCGGGGCGCCATGCCGCTGCCGATCACGGTGCGGGTGCCGTACGGCGGCGGAATCGGCGGGGTCGAGCACCACAGCGACTCCTCCGAGGCGTACTACATGGCCACGCCAGGTCTGCACGTCGTCACACCGGCCACGGTCGATGACGCCTACGGGTTGCTGAGGGCGTCGATCGCCTCCGACGACCCGGTGATCTTCCTGGAGCCGAAGCGGCTGTACTGGTCGAAGGCGGCCTGGTCGCCGGAGGCCCCGGCGCCGGTCGAGCCGATCGGACGGGCGGTCGTACGGCGTTCCGGACGCAGCGCGACGCTCATCACGTACGGGCCGTCCCTGCCGGTCTGCCTGGAGGCGGCGGAGGCCGCGGTGGCCGAGGGCTGGGACCTCGAAGTCGTGGACCTGCGCTCGTTGGTGCCGTTCGACGACGAGACCGTCGCCGCGTCCGTTCGGCGTACGGGGCGGGCCGTGGTCGTCCATGAGTCCTCCGGATTCGGCGGCCCCGGCGGGGAGATCGCCGCGCGGGTCACCGAGCGGTGCTTCCACCATCTGGAGGCGCCGGTGCTGAGGGTCGCCGGATTCGACATCCCGTATCCGGCGCCGATGCTGGAGCGGCACCATTTGCCGGGAGTGGACCGGGTGCTCGACGCGGTGGCCCGTCTGCAGTGGGAGGCGGACAGCTGA
- a CDS encoding dihydrolipoamide acetyltransferase family protein encodes MAQVLEFKLPDLGEGLTEAEIVRWLVEVGDVVAIDQPVVEVETAKAMVEVPCPYGGVVTARFGEEGTELPVGAPLLTVAVGSPESGAGSATGSGTGAGANGSGSHSGSGSGSDGAESSGNVLVGYGTGAPAARRRRVRPESVSARPVAPERAPAAAGAASPAVAGQEVRGPVAVVSPLVRKLARQHDIDLRRVAGSGRDGLILRADVEAAIRAATERTAADAAGTGAPVAAPVVAAAPGAGSAPRSGLGAAEERVPLRGVRGAVADKLSRSRHEIPDATCWVDADATELMAARAAMNGAGGPSAGPKVSVLALLARICTAALAKFPELNSTVDPAAREIVRLRDIHLGFAAQTERGLVVPVVRDAQYRNVDSIGAEIARLTESARTGKLTPAELTGGTFTLNNYGVFGVDGSTPIINHPEAAMLGVGRIMPKPWVHGGELAVRQVVQLSLTFDHRVCDGGTAGGFLRYVADCVEQPAVLLRTL; translated from the coding sequence ATGGCTCAGGTGCTGGAATTCAAGCTGCCGGACCTCGGTGAGGGGCTGACCGAGGCGGAGATCGTGCGCTGGCTGGTGGAGGTCGGCGATGTCGTCGCCATCGACCAGCCCGTCGTCGAGGTCGAGACGGCCAAGGCGATGGTGGAGGTGCCGTGTCCCTACGGGGGCGTGGTGACGGCGCGGTTCGGCGAGGAGGGAACGGAACTTCCGGTCGGAGCACCGCTGCTCACGGTGGCGGTCGGTTCCCCGGAGTCCGGGGCGGGCTCCGCCACGGGATCGGGGACCGGGGCAGGGGCGAACGGTTCCGGCTCTCATTCCGGTTCCGGTTCCGGTTCGGACGGGGCCGAGTCGTCGGGCAACGTGCTGGTGGGTTACGGCACGGGGGCGCCGGCGGCACGTCGCCGCCGGGTCCGTCCGGAGTCGGTCTCGGCGCGGCCCGTGGCGCCCGAGCGGGCTCCCGCCGCCGCGGGTGCCGCCTCTCCCGCCGTCGCCGGACAAGAGGTGCGAGGGCCGGTGGCCGTTGTCTCGCCCCTCGTACGCAAGCTTGCCCGGCAGCACGACATCGATCTGCGGCGGGTGGCGGGGTCGGGGCGTGACGGGCTGATTCTGCGCGCCGACGTCGAGGCCGCGATCCGCGCGGCGACGGAGCGGACGGCCGCGGATGCCGCTGGGACGGGCGCACCCGTGGCGGCTCCGGTGGTCGCTGCGGCGCCCGGTGCCGGCTCGGCGCCACGGTCCGGGCTCGGTGCCGCCGAAGAGCGGGTTCCGTTGCGCGGGGTACGCGGCGCGGTGGCCGACAAGTTGTCGCGCAGCCGGCACGAGATCCCGGACGCGACGTGCTGGGTCGACGCCGACGCCACGGAACTGATGGCGGCCCGCGCGGCGATGAACGGTGCCGGCGGTCCGTCCGCGGGCCCCAAGGTGTCCGTGCTCGCGCTGCTGGCCCGTATCTGCACGGCGGCCCTGGCCAAGTTCCCCGAGCTCAACTCGACGGTGGACCCGGCCGCGCGGGAGATCGTGCGGCTCCGCGACATCCACCTGGGCTTCGCCGCCCAGACGGAACGCGGACTGGTCGTGCCGGTCGTCCGGGACGCGCAGTACCGGAACGTGGACTCGATCGGCGCCGAGATCGCTCGGCTGACCGAATCGGCCCGTACGGGGAAGCTGACGCCGGCCGAGCTGACCGGTGGCACGTTCACGCTGAACAACTACGGAGTGTTCGGGGTCGACGGTTCGACACCGATCATCAACCATCCGGAAGCGGCGATGCTGGGCGTCGGCCGGATCATGCCCAAGCCGTGGGTGCACGGGGGCGAACTGGCCGTACGCCAGGTCGTGCAGCTCTCGCTCACCTTCGACCACCGGGTCTGTGACGGAGGCACGGCGGGCGGGTTCCTCCGGTACGTTGCGGACTGCGTGGAACAGCCGGCGGTGCTGCTGCGCACCCTGTAG
- a CDS encoding NTP transferase domain-containing protein, with protein sequence MTAYDAIVLAGGAAERLGGADKPGVLVGGRSLLDRVLAACAGAGTTVVVGGRRPTGRPVTWTREVPAGGGPLAALGAGVRHTTAEHVLVLSADLPFLGASTVGALLAAAGEDSREGALCTDPGGRDQPLVAVYRAEPLRRELALVATEHGSLAGLPLRLLTAELDLARVEAGPLDSFDCDTWEDIATARARIREHGTVLDEWITAVKNELGIDLDVDTGLLLDLARDAAHGVARPAAPLTTFLVGYAAAKASSGDAPEAVADAVAEAARKAAALALRWEEEAGATKSEADPQ encoded by the coding sequence ATGACCGCCTATGACGCCATCGTCCTTGCCGGAGGGGCCGCCGAACGCCTCGGCGGAGCCGATAAACCCGGGGTCCTGGTCGGCGGCAGGTCGCTGCTGGACCGGGTCCTCGCGGCCTGTGCCGGAGCCGGGACCACCGTGGTGGTAGGGGGCCGGCGGCCGACAGGCAGGCCGGTGACCTGGACGCGAGAGGTGCCGGCCGGCGGGGGGCCCTTGGCGGCACTCGGGGCCGGGGTGCGGCACACGACGGCGGAGCACGTTCTCGTACTCTCCGCCGACCTGCCGTTCCTCGGCGCGTCCACGGTCGGGGCGCTGCTGGCAGCCGCAGGCGAGGACAGCCGGGAGGGCGCCCTGTGCACCGATCCCGGCGGGCGAGACCAGCCGCTCGTCGCGGTGTACCGGGCCGAGCCGCTGCGCCGTGAACTCGCTCTGGTGGCCACCGAGCACGGCAGCCTCGCGGGTCTGCCCCTGCGGCTGCTGACGGCCGAACTGGACCTCGCCCGGGTCGAGGCCGGTCCGCTGGACTCTTTCGACTGCGACACCTGGGAAGACATCGCCACAGCCCGGGCCCGCATCAGGGAGCATGGGACCGTGCTGGATGAATGGATCACCGCAGTCAAGAACGAACTCGGCATCGACCTCGACGTCGACACCGGCCTCCTGCTCGACCTCGCCCGGGACGCCGCTCACGGCGTCGCCCGGCCGGCCGCGCCGCTGACCACTTTCCTGGTCGGTTACGCGGCGGCGAAGGCGAGCAGCGGTGACGCCCCGGAAGCGGTGGCGGACGCGGTGGCCGAGGCCGCCCGCAAGGCCGCCGCGCTCGCCCTCCGGTGGGAGGAGGAGGCGGGGGCCACGAAGAGCGAGGCCGATCCGCAATGA